The Solibacillus sp. FSL W7-1464 genome contains a region encoding:
- a CDS encoding lmo1851 family serine protease — MDEQKRDEEQNKLNEEQTTNEKPAGKYLRMKPFAFIMVIFLAILCTAGLTIFALTFGEKKVVEVKEPVERAEFKKLYDAYDALQQKYYEDINEEEVVYGAINGMFDALGDPYSDYMNKEEASSFNESLSSSFQGIGAEIQERNGYIMIVSPIKNTPAEKAGLQPKDMVLAVDGKSVKGMSSTEAVLLIRGEKGSEVTLTIQRGDAESFDMTIVRDDIPVETVYGDIDEEGIAHFQITSFSENTAVELEKLLIEYEKQGMKGIVLDVRQNPGGYLKAAIDISNLFVEEGKTIVQIQERDTTPQIVTADNRSKYNLPITVLIDEGSASASEILAGALKESAGAQIVGLNSFGKGTMQEIIYMEDGANLKFTTGKWLTPDGNWVNEKGIAPDVKVGYPDYASLPYIDPSQTYEQNSDHASIKTAERILEVLGYEPGEVDTQFDESTAAALKEYQQDNELEVTGILTGDTTYALMDAISEKLKTEDPQILKAKELLDTLPEEKTNE; from the coding sequence ATGGATGAACAAAAAAGAGACGAGGAACAAAACAAATTAAACGAAGAGCAAACTACAAATGAGAAGCCAGCAGGAAAATATCTTCGAATGAAACCATTTGCTTTTATAATGGTCATTTTCCTGGCAATTTTATGTACAGCAGGTCTAACAATTTTTGCATTGACATTCGGTGAAAAAAAGGTTGTAGAAGTAAAAGAACCGGTGGAACGGGCGGAATTCAAAAAACTATATGATGCGTATGATGCACTGCAGCAAAAATATTATGAGGACATAAATGAAGAAGAAGTGGTATATGGTGCGATCAACGGAATGTTCGATGCACTGGGAGACCCTTATTCTGATTATATGAATAAAGAAGAGGCAAGTTCGTTTAATGAAAGCCTGTCTTCTAGTTTCCAAGGAATTGGTGCGGAGATCCAAGAACGAAATGGTTATATTATGATTGTTTCCCCTATTAAAAATACACCTGCCGAAAAAGCAGGTTTACAGCCGAAAGATATGGTATTGGCCGTTGACGGGAAAAGCGTAAAAGGCATGAGCTCTACAGAAGCTGTGTTATTGATTCGCGGTGAAAAAGGGTCTGAAGTCACTTTGACAATTCAACGCGGAGATGCAGAAAGTTTTGATATGACAATTGTGCGTGATGATATCCCGGTTGAAACGGTATATGGTGATATTGATGAAGAAGGTATTGCTCACTTCCAGATCACTTCATTCAGTGAAAATACAGCGGTAGAACTTGAAAAACTGCTAATTGAATACGAAAAACAAGGGATGAAGGGGATTGTTTTAGATGTACGCCAAAATCCTGGCGGCTATTTAAAAGCGGCAATCGATATTTCGAACTTGTTCGTTGAAGAAGGAAAAACAATCGTTCAAATTCAAGAACGAGATACAACGCCACAAATTGTGACGGCGGACAATCGTTCTAAATATAATTTGCCTATAACAGTTTTAATCGATGAAGGCAGTGCTTCTGCTTCTGAAATTTTAGCAGGTGCACTGAAAGAATCTGCAGGTGCCCAAATTGTCGGGTTGAATTCCTTTGGTAAAGGGACAATGCAGGAGATCATCTATATGGAAGACGGCGCAAACTTGAAATTCACAACAGGCAAATGGTTAACTCCTGACGGTAACTGGGTGAATGAAAAAGGAATTGCACCGGATGTGAAAGTTGGCTATCCGGATTATGCTTCTTTACCATATATTGATCCGAGTCAGACATATGAACAAAATTCCGATCATGCGTCCATCAAAACAGCGGAACGCATTTTGGAAGTATTGGGCTATGAACCAGGTGAAGTCGATACACAATTTGATGAATCGACAGCAGCAGCATTAAAAGAATATCAACAAGATAATGAACTTGAAGTGACGGGTATCTTAACTGGGGATACAACATATGCGTTAATGGATGCAATTAGCGAAAAGTTGAAAACAGAAGATCCTCAAATTTTAAAGGCGAAAGAATTACTGGATACATTGCCTGAAGAAAAGACAAACGAATAA
- a CDS encoding RND transporter has protein sequence MSQEVAKKFVDRISSTVDPLANIVTVSLFCENAINHLIQEKLPKVRSFKDQSTYIPMASSNYSTKVYSVYALGLIEKKLFENLWLLNYWRNKAAHNISVDIKALPMNFHIFENNLKIEKDMNENEIVIGIALCTYKELHVFLNEQYGIKLNW, from the coding sequence ATGAGTCAGGAAGTAGCGAAGAAATTTGTTGATCGAATCTCAAGCACAGTGGATCCGTTAGCGAATATTGTCACGGTTAGTCTGTTTTGTGAAAATGCCATTAACCATTTGATTCAGGAAAAGCTGCCGAAAGTAAGGAGCTTTAAAGATCAGTCAACTTATATCCCAATGGCGAGCTCCAATTACAGCACTAAAGTATATTCTGTTTATGCATTAGGATTAATCGAAAAAAAACTATTTGAAAACTTATGGCTGCTGAATTATTGGCGCAACAAAGCTGCACATAATATTAGTGTGGACATTAAAGCTTTGCCGATGAACTTTCACATTTTTGAAAACAACCTCAAAATCGAAAAAGACATGAATGAAAATGAAATTGTCATCGGGATTGCCCTTTGTACGTACAAAGAGTTGCATGTGTTTTTAAATGAACAATACGGAATTAAATTGAATTGGTGA
- a CDS encoding DUF6612 family protein yields MKKRYLFAMSTLSIALVAGCGDTAEPVEGTDSEANLTLQQVYENALQRQQNLKSVHAETTMDQVTSFVMEGQSMEITSNSNLAMDIQQNPTAMYSKGTVEMNMGDEKMEMPIEMYMTEEDGFYMLNGESNEWLKMPDEQYEQLLAQTGAQADASEQLQQLEQFIEDFSFEQDVKNYLLTLNIEGDEFKQFILSQMGASLGESMEVNGEILENMSFEDSQYKIVVAKDTFDIKEMDMDLKIITNVEGQETTIENDANIVYSKFDEVKEINIPNEVIKQAKTE; encoded by the coding sequence TTGAAAAAACGATACTTATTCGCGATGTCCACATTATCGATTGCACTTGTTGCAGGCTGCGGAGATACAGCCGAACCGGTCGAGGGTACTGATAGCGAAGCGAATTTAACATTACAGCAAGTATACGAGAATGCATTGCAGCGGCAGCAGAACTTGAAAAGTGTTCATGCCGAAACAACGATGGATCAGGTGACAAGCTTCGTGATGGAGGGTCAATCGATGGAAATCACAAGCAACTCCAATCTGGCAATGGATATTCAGCAAAATCCGACGGCGATGTACTCGAAAGGTACCGTTGAGATGAATATGGGCGACGAAAAAATGGAAATGCCAATTGAAATGTATATGACAGAAGAAGATGGCTTTTACATGTTAAACGGCGAGTCGAATGAATGGTTGAAAATGCCTGATGAACAGTATGAACAACTTTTAGCTCAAACCGGTGCTCAGGCAGATGCATCAGAGCAACTCCAACAGCTTGAGCAATTTATAGAAGATTTCAGCTTCGAACAGGATGTTAAAAATTATTTGTTAACGCTGAACATTGAAGGCGATGAGTTCAAGCAGTTTATACTATCGCAAATGGGAGCAAGTTTAGGTGAATCTATGGAGGTTAATGGTGAAATTCTTGAGAACATGTCTTTTGAAGATTCACAATATAAAATTGTTGTGGCAAAAGATACGTTTGATATAAAAGAAATGGATATGGACCTTAAAATCATTACAAATGTAGAGGGCCAGGAAACAACGATTGAAAATGATGCGAACATTGTCTATTCGAAATTTGATGAAGTAAAAGAAATCAATATACCGAATGAAGTGATCAAACAAGCTAAAACCGAATAA
- a CDS encoding acyltransferase: protein MNRKLEEVQFARAFAMFAVLFVHFSSSGLGAMEVGTNMFYMYSSFNTLGKLGVPVFFFLSGLVLLYSYRNRDFNFGTIKAFYIKRMKYIIIPYISISLLYFIGKWMIYYDYTAVEAVRTFTVQLFTGKVYMHLYFLFVLIQFYLIFPFILFIFKKFNLKVLPALIGSLIIQFAWYYLNKNYFVVTSRGSYFISYLPFFVTGAAVGFHYLRLDENWNRSKKWLSFFIVAAFLISAITLIIGDITLQMNTLSNWLPPSDYRTLILDGFYTALGLTGGFMCIWLGKMVISIDNYKLTDFLNRLAAMSFGIYLFHPFFLIFTRLLIPGGTPVVFHSWQLITAVVVTAISWMITRLVSNIRYGWLLIGK, encoded by the coding sequence ATGAATCGTAAATTAGAAGAAGTGCAATTCGCTCGAGCATTTGCTATGTTCGCAGTACTATTTGTACATTTTAGTTCATCTGGTTTAGGTGCAATGGAAGTTGGCACGAATATGTTTTATATGTATTCAAGCTTCAATACACTAGGTAAACTTGGTGTTCCGGTATTCTTTTTCTTGAGTGGACTCGTCTTGCTGTATAGTTACCGGAATCGGGATTTCAATTTTGGAACGATTAAAGCCTTTTACATTAAACGCATGAAATATATTATTATCCCGTATATATCGATTTCACTCTTATATTTCATCGGTAAGTGGATGATTTACTATGATTACACGGCCGTAGAAGCAGTAAGAACATTTACGGTGCAATTATTTACCGGAAAAGTCTATATGCATTTATACTTTTTGTTTGTACTTATTCAATTTTATTTAATATTTCCGTTTATTTTGTTTATATTTAAAAAATTCAATTTGAAAGTATTGCCTGCTTTGATTGGTTCACTTATCATTCAATTTGCTTGGTATTACTTAAACAAAAATTATTTCGTTGTTACATCACGCGGCTCCTACTTTATTTCTTATTTACCTTTCTTCGTAACAGGTGCTGCAGTTGGTTTTCATTATTTGCGGTTGGATGAAAACTGGAATCGTTCAAAGAAGTGGCTATCATTTTTTATAGTAGCAGCATTTTTAATTTCAGCAATCACACTAATAATCGGGGATATTACATTACAAATGAATACGTTAAGTAACTGGCTACCACCATCTGACTACCGTACGCTTATTTTGGATGGCTTTTATACCGCTCTTGGACTAACGGGCGGATTTATGTGTATTTGGCTTGGAAAAATGGTCATCAGTATAGATAATTATAAGTTAACTGATTTTTTAAACCGATTGGCAGCAATGTCTTTTGGCATTTATCTATTCCATCCGTTCTTCCTGATTTTCACCAGATTGTTGATACCAGGTGGTACACCTGTCGTCTTTCATTCATGGCAGCTAATTACAGCCGTTGTGGTTACAGCCATTAGTTGGATGATTACGCGCCTAGTTTCAAACATCCGATATGGTTGGTTATTAATCGGAAAATAA
- the deoD gene encoding purine-nucleoside phosphorylase, producing MSVHINAKKGDIAEIVLLPGDPLRAKYIAETFLEDVVQYNEVRNILGYTGTYKGKRVSVQGTGMGVPSISIYATELMQEYGVQKLIRVGTCGAIQKDVKVRDVIIAQTSSTDSNMNRVVFGGTIDYAPTADFDLLLKAYNAAKEANLNVRVGNIFTADMFYSDEAQNEKLAQYGVLAVEMETSALYTLAAKFGRQALTVLTVSDHILTGEVTSSEERQTTFNDMMVIALEAAIQD from the coding sequence ATGAGCGTTCATATTAATGCCAAAAAAGGCGACATAGCAGAAATCGTACTATTACCAGGAGATCCATTGCGTGCAAAATATATTGCCGAAACATTTTTAGAAGATGTTGTACAATATAATGAAGTACGTAATATTCTTGGCTATACAGGTACGTATAAAGGGAAGCGCGTTTCTGTACAAGGGACAGGCATGGGTGTACCATCTATTTCAATTTATGCGACTGAGCTAATGCAAGAATACGGTGTCCAGAAACTGATCCGTGTAGGTACTTGTGGTGCGATCCAAAAAGACGTGAAAGTACGTGACGTTATTATTGCACAAACTTCATCTACAGATTCTAACATGAATCGTGTTGTTTTCGGGGGGACAATCGACTATGCACCTACTGCGGATTTCGATTTATTACTGAAAGCTTACAATGCTGCAAAAGAAGCGAACTTAAACGTACGTGTAGGAAATATCTTCACTGCTGATATGTTCTATTCTGACGAAGCACAAAACGAAAAACTAGCGCAATATGGCGTATTAGCAGTTGAAATGGAAACATCTGCACTATACACATTAGCAGCGAAATTCGGCCGTCAAGCTTTAACAGTACTAACAGTATCTGACCACATCCTGACAGGTGAAGTAACTTCATCTGAAGAGCGCCAAACTACGTTCAATGACATGATGGTAATTGCGTTGGAAGCGGCGATTCAAGACTAA